A section of the Terriglobales bacterium genome encodes:
- the rpsE gene encoding 30S ribosomal protein S5: MPTVKKRIDAGSFQLKDQVVAINRVTKVVKGGKNLSFAALVVVGDPAAAVVGYGAGKAREVPQAIRKGIEAAKKNLIRVNLTQTTIPHTVLGRFGSGMVLLKPAPEGTGVIAGGAVRAVMTSAGVQNVLTKSIGTANPHNVVKATFDALRKLRDRGEVAALRGKPLEEL; encoded by the coding sequence ATGCCAACTGTGAAGAAACGGATCGACGCAGGCAGCTTCCAGCTCAAGGACCAGGTGGTCGCCATCAACCGCGTCACCAAGGTGGTCAAGGGAGGCAAGAACCTCTCCTTCGCCGCCCTGGTGGTGGTGGGCGACCCCGCCGCCGCGGTGGTGGGCTACGGCGCGGGCAAGGCCCGCGAGGTGCCCCAGGCCATCCGCAAGGGGATCGAAGCTGCCAAGAAGAACCTCATCCGGGTGAACCTCACCCAGACCACCATCCCGCACACCGTGCTGGGACGCTTCGGCTCCGGCATGGTGCTGCTCAAGCCCGCCCCCGAGGGCACGGGCGTGATCGCGGGCGGGGCGGTGCGCGCGGTCATGACCTCGGCGGGGGTGCAGAACGTGCTCACCAAGTCCATCGGCACCGCCAACCCGCACAACGTGGTCAAGGCCACCTTCGACGCCCTGCGCAAGCTGCGCGATCGCGGCGAGGTCGCCGCCCTGCGCGGCAAGCCCCTGGAGGAACTCTGA
- the rplF gene encoding 50S ribosomal protein L6, with amino-acid sequence MSRIGKKPIAIPKGVQVSLQGNVVAVQGPKGKLETRLPQGVRMEQKDGNLVATRENDSQAAVHGLARALVNNAVEGVTKGWTRELEIVGIGYRAEMKGKGIVVFSLGYSHPIEYPLPSGIDVTVDAKQTRLTLTGVDRQKVGQVAAEMRGLRPPDPYKNKGVRYAGERLKKKVGKTGAK; translated from the coding sequence ATGTCGAGAATTGGCAAGAAACCGATTGCGATCCCCAAGGGCGTGCAGGTCAGCCTGCAGGGTAACGTGGTGGCGGTGCAGGGCCCCAAGGGCAAGCTGGAGACCCGCCTGCCCCAGGGTGTCCGCATGGAGCAGAAGGACGGCAACCTGGTGGCGACCCGCGAGAACGATTCCCAGGCCGCCGTGCACGGGCTGGCGCGCGCCCTGGTCAACAACGCCGTCGAGGGCGTCACCAAGGGCTGGACCCGCGAACTGGAGATCGTCGGCATCGGCTATCGCGCCGAGATGAAGGGCAAGGGCATCGTGGTCTTCAGCCTGGGCTACTCGCATCCCATCGAGTACCCGCTGCCCTCCGGCATCGACGTGACCGTGGACGCCAAGCAGACCCGCCTCACCCTCACCGGCGTGGACCGGCAGAAGGTGGGGCAGGTAGCCGCCGAGATGCGCGGCCTGCGCCCCCCCGACCCCTACAAGAACAAGGGCGTGCGCTATGCCGGCGAGCGCCTCAAGAAGAAGGTCGGCAAGACGGGGGCGAAATGA
- the secY gene encoding preprotein translocase subunit SecY: MIEKFTNIFRIPDLRKRVLFTMALLAVYRLGGHIPTPGINADKLEQFFDQSRGTVFGFIDLFAGGNLRRLTVFALGIMPYITASIILQLLTVVYEPLAKLQKEGELGRKKITQWTRYLTVLLSAVQSLGIAYALQRGGEGYVNNPGLGFVLMTMITLTAGSVFVMWLGEQITERGVGNGMSLLIFAGIVVGLPRGIADLWDKINTKAWGAFTPAAMIILIVGMIAVVAFIVFVERSERRIPVQYAKRVVGRKVMGGQSTFLPLRVNAGGVMPVIFASSILTFPQTAGYFLHNSKIFGPVLDALRWGEPLYTLLYAIGIIFFAYFYVSIVFNPNEVADNMRKYGGFIPGIRPGKRTSDHINEILTRITLVGALYLILISFIPEWMITGIHLNHLPWWLGGTFFERLPAWITGGLGVQFYFGGTSLLIVVGVAMDTVNQVESQLIMRHYDGFTSKGRIRGRRIW, encoded by the coding sequence ATGATCGAGAAGTTCACCAACATCTTCCGCATCCCCGACCTGCGCAAGCGCGTGCTCTTCACCATGGCGCTGCTGGCGGTCTATCGCTTGGGCGGGCACATTCCCACCCCCGGCATCAATGCGGACAAGCTGGAGCAGTTCTTCGACCAGAGCCGCGGCACCGTCTTCGGCTTCATCGATCTGTTCGCCGGCGGCAACCTGCGCCGCCTCACCGTCTTCGCCCTGGGCATCATGCCCTACATCACCGCCTCCATCATCCTGCAGTTGCTCACGGTGGTGTACGAGCCCCTGGCCAAGCTGCAGAAGGAGGGCGAGCTGGGGCGCAAGAAGATCACCCAGTGGACGCGCTACCTCACCGTGCTGCTGAGTGCGGTGCAGTCGCTGGGCATCGCCTACGCTTTGCAGCGCGGCGGCGAGGGCTACGTCAACAATCCCGGCCTCGGCTTCGTGCTCATGACCATGATCACCCTGACCGCGGGCAGCGTCTTCGTGATGTGGCTGGGCGAGCAGATCACCGAGCGCGGCGTGGGCAACGGCATGTCGCTGTTGATCTTCGCCGGCATCGTGGTGGGCCTGCCCCGCGGCATCGCCGACCTGTGGGACAAGATCAACACCAAGGCCTGGGGCGCCTTCACCCCGGCGGCCATGATCATCCTGATCGTGGGCATGATCGCGGTGGTGGCCTTCATCGTCTTCGTGGAGCGCAGCGAGCGCCGCATCCCGGTGCAGTACGCCAAGCGCGTGGTGGGACGCAAGGTCATGGGCGGGCAGTCCACCTTCCTGCCCCTGCGCGTGAACGCCGGCGGCGTCATGCCCGTCATCTTCGCCTCCTCCATCCTCACCTTCCCGCAGACGGCCGGCTACTTCCTGCACAACAGCAAGATCTTCGGCCCGGTGCTGGACGCGCTGCGCTGGGGCGAACCCCTCTACACTTTGCTCTACGCCATCGGCATCATCTTCTTCGCCTATTTCTACGTGTCCATCGTCTTCAACCCCAACGAGGTGGCCGACAACATGCGCAAGTACGGGGGCTTCATTCCTGGCATCCGCCCCGGCAAGCGCACCTCCGACCACATCAACGAGATCCTGACCCGCATCACCCTGGTGGGCGCCCTCTATCTCATCCTCATCTCCTTCATTCCGGAGTGGATGATCACCGGCATCCACCTCAACCACCTGCCCTGGTGGCTGGGCGGCACCTTCTTCGAGCGCTTGCCTGCCTGGATCACCGGCGGCCTGGGGGTACAGTTCTATTTCGGCGGCACCTCCTTGCTGATCGTG
- a CDS encoding type Z 30S ribosomal protein S14, which translates to MATTAKRVKDKRKPKFTSRRHNRCSLCGRPRGYLRKFGICRLCFRGLALRGEIPGVSKSSW; encoded by the coding sequence ATGGCAACCACAGCAAAGCGAGTCAAGGACAAACGGAAACCCAAGTTCACGTCGCGGCGGCACAACCGCTGCAGCCTGTGCGGGCGCCCGCGCGGCTACCTACGCAAGTTCGGCATCTGCCGCCTCTGTTTCCGCGGGCTGGCCTTGCGCGGCGAGATCCCCGGGGTTTCCAAGTCGTCCTGGTAG
- the rplO gene encoding 50S ribosomal protein L15: MNLSTIRAPRKASEKRKRVGRGMGSGMGKTSTRGHKGQRSRSGSRMMRGFEGGQMPLHRRIPKRGFVNIFRKEYAIINLERIAALGEKTVTPEVLLQAGLLARAGEPYKILGDGELKSAVTVHAHKFSKSAQEKITKAGGKVETLGGREAEPRDAGSPPSKARAKRGASEPKA, encoded by the coding sequence ATGAACCTGTCCACGATTCGAGCACCCAGGAAGGCGTCGGAGAAGCGCAAGCGCGTGGGCCGCGGCATGGGCTCGGGCATGGGCAAGACTTCGACCCGCGGCCACAAGGGCCAGCGCTCCCGCTCCGGCTCGCGCATGATGCGCGGCTTCGAAGGCGGCCAGATGCCCCTGCACCGCCGCATTCCCAAGCGCGGCTTCGTCAACATCTTCCGCAAGGAGTACGCCATCATCAATCTGGAGCGCATCGCCGCCCTGGGCGAGAAGACGGTGACCCCGGAGGTGCTGCTCCAGGCCGGCCTGCTGGCCCGTGCCGGCGAGCCCTACAAGATCCTGGGCGACGGGGAATTGAAGTCCGCCGTCACCGTGCACGCCCACAAGTTCTCCAAGTCGGCCCAGGAGAAGATCACCAAGGCCGGCGGCAAGGTGGAGACGCTGGGCGGGCGTGAGGCCGAGCCACGCGACGCCGGGAGTCCGCCGTCGAAAGCCCGAGCCAAGCGAGGGGCCTCCGAGCCGAAGGCGTAG
- the rpmD gene encoding 50S ribosomal protein L30 yields MSAQTTAGKKATLRIQWVRSAIAAPTQHKKIVRGLGFTHLNQIVEREDTPAIRGMVNKVPHLVEILR; encoded by the coding sequence ATGAGCGCGCAAACAACAGCCGGTAAGAAGGCCACCCTCCGCATCCAGTGGGTGCGCTCCGCCATCGCCGCCCCCACCCAGCACAAGAAGATCGTGCGCGGGCTGGGCTTCACTCATCTGAACCAGATCGTGGAGCGCGAGGACACTCCCGCCATCCGCGGCATGGTCAACAAGGTCCCGCACCTGGTCGAGATCCTGCGCTGA
- the rplR gene encoding 50S ribosomal protein L18: MLTRLSKNQTRQRIHERIRSKILGTAERPRLSVYRSLNHIYAQLIDDMQGITLVSANSAEGGGKGAKRVGGNVAAAKEVGKRIADRAKQKGVTKVVFDRGGYLYHGRVKALADSAREAGLQF, from the coding sequence ATGCTGACACGACTTTCGAAGAACCAGACCCGGCAACGCATCCACGAGCGCATCCGCTCCAAGATCCTGGGCACGGCGGAGCGCCCGCGGCTGAGCGTCTACCGTTCCCTGAACCACATCTACGCCCAGCTCATCGACGACATGCAGGGCATCACCCTGGTCTCGGCCAACAGCGCCGAGGGGGGTGGCAAGGGCGCCAAGCGCGTGGGCGGCAACGTCGCCGCCGCCAAGGAAGTAGGCAAGAGGATCGCCGACCGCGCCAAGCAGAAGGGCGTGACCAAGGTGGTGTTCGACCGCGGCGGCTATCTCTATCATGGACGGGTCAAGGCCCTGGCCGACTCCGCCCGCGAGGCAGGTTTGCAGTTCTAG
- the rpsH gene encoding 30S ribosomal protein S8: MNLTDPVADFLARIRNAIKARHQKLDVPASRLKLEIARILKEEGYITNFKAVEEGGHKVVRLYLKYGPNDEAAISSLMRVSRPGCRVYVGRNEIPRVLGGLGINILTTPKGVMTGRRARKEGVGGEVLCEIW, encoded by the coding sequence ATGAATTTGACCGATCCGGTCGCAGATTTCCTGGCCCGCATCCGCAATGCGATCAAGGCCAGGCACCAGAAGCTGGATGTTCCCGCTTCCCGGCTGAAGCTGGAGATCGCCCGCATCCTCAAGGAGGAGGGCTACATCACCAACTTCAAGGCGGTGGAGGAGGGCGGGCACAAGGTCGTGCGCCTCTACCTGAAGTACGGGCCCAACGACGAGGCCGCCATCAGCAGCCTGATGCGCGTCTCCCGGCCCGGCTGCCGCGTCTACGTGGGGCGCAACGAGATCCCGCGCGTGCTGGGCGGCTTGGGCATCAACATCCTGACCACGCCCAAGGGCGTGATGACCGGCCGCCGCGCCCGCAAGGAAGGCGTGGGAGGCGAAGTGCTCTGCGAGATCTGGTAG